In Tistrella mobilis, the genomic window CTCGCGGATGGTCGGCGGCATGGCGTCTTCCGCACGCTCGTCGGCCATGTCCATGGCGATGGTCTTGTCCTCTTCGACGGTGCCGTAGGCCTCGCGGATGCGCACCACGATCGCGAGGCCGACCGCGGTGGTCGCGATCGAGACCACGATCGCGGTCAGGATCAGCACGCTGGTCAGCGGGTTGGAGTAGGTGTTCTCGGAAAAGGGCACGCCGTCGATCAGATAGGGCGCAGTCGCCCCCCGGATCTTGCCCATGCTGATGTAGAGCAGGAAGACGGCGGTCTGGAACATGCTGAGGCCGATCAGCTTCTTCACCATGTTCGTCCGCGCGATCACGGTGTAGAAGCCGGCCATCATCAGGAAGACGGCCATCCAGTAGTTGAAATGCTCGAACACGCCCACCTCAGCTCCGCCGTTCCGAGAAGGTGAAGAAGATCAGGATCATCGAAGCTGCGACGGCCAGGCCCACGCCCAGTTCCACCACGATGATGCCGATGAGCAGGCCGAGCTTCGGGTCGTTCGGCGCGAAGGCCGCGTACTCCAGGAAATTGCCCCCGAAGAACAGGGTCACGAAGCCGGTGCCGACGAAGAACAGGGCGCCCAGCGGGGCCAGGATGCGGCAGACCGAAAGCATGCCGATGCGCTGCCGGTCGGTAAGGCCGAAGATCAGCGCGTAGAGGATCAGGCCGGCGGCGACGATCACGCCGGCCTGAAATCCGCCGCCCGGGCCGTACTCGCCGTGGAACTGGACGTAGAGCCCGAACATCACGATGAAGGGGATCAGGACCTTCGAGACGACGCGCAGGATCAGGTAATGGTCGCGCATCATGGGCGGTTTCCTCCCCTCGCATCCTCGTTCTGTCCCTGGACCGAGGGATCCGTCTCCTCGGCATCGTCGCGCTCGGCATGACGACGGCGGCGGCCGAGCGTGGCGGCGCCGCCGCCCAGGATCATGGTCACCGCCAGGGCCGCCGTGAACACGACCACCGTCTCACCCATGGTGTCGTAGCCGCGATAGCTGGCCAGCACGTTGGTCACGATGTTGGGAATGCCGTGCTCGGTGACCGAGCCCTCGATATAGCGCGGCACGGTATGGGTCTGGACGGGGGCCTCGGGGTCGCCGAAGGCCGGCATGTCGGCCGTGGCATAGAGCAGGGCGGCGCCGGTGGCGACCACCGCGATCATCGGCAGCACGGGTTTGTGGCCGCGATCTTCCTCGCGCCCGGTCAGGACCAGGGCGGCCAGGAACAGAACGGTGGAGATGCCGGCCCCGACCGCCGCCTCGGTGAAGGCGACGTCCATGGCATCCAGCACCATCCAGAGGGCGGCGATCAGCAGGGAGTAGGCGCTCTGCAGCAGCACCGCGGTCAGCAGGCTGCGGGTCCGCACGATCGCGATCGCGATGCCCCCCAGCATCAGCAGCAGGGCCATGTTCAGCAGATCGGCAGTCAGGATCGACCAGGGTCCGATGACGATCACGGGCGCGTCTCCCGATGGGCACCGGCAGACGACGGTTCGGGCGTATCGAGACGCCGGCCGGACGGCTTCACGCCCGACACCAGCGCCGCATTGGCGACGATGTGCGAGGCGGTGGGCGAGGTGAAGAACAGGAACAGGCCGATGATGATCAGCTTGGCCGTGACCAGGGTGAATCCTGCCTGGACACACATGCCGGCCAGCATCAGCCAGGCGCCGAAGGTGTCGATCATGCCGGCCGGATGCAGACGGGTGTAGAAATCGGGCATCCGGACCAGGCCCACGGCACCGGTGATGACGAACAGCGCGCCGCCCAGGATCAGGGCCCAGGAGATCAGGTCGATGACCAGTGTCATGCGCGGCCTCCCTTGCGCTTCGCGGCGGCATCCATCTCGTCGGCGGCCACGTCCTCGGTGGTCAGGCTGCGGAGGTGGCGGTGGCGCAACAGCTTCAGGATCGCGACGGTGGCGATGAAGTTGATCAGCGCATAGGTCAGCGCCAGGTCGAGGAAATGCGGACGCTCGGTCAGAAAGCCAATCACCGACAGCAGCAGCACGATCTTGGTGCCGATGGCGTTGGCGGCGAGCACCCGGTCGAAGAGGGTGGGGCCCAGAACGGCGCGGGCGAGGCCCAGCACCAGGGCGACGACAAGGGCGGCGGTTGCGGCGATGAACATCAGACGCGGCCCTCCAGCGCGGTGCAGCGGCGATCCATCTCACCCTCGTCCATGCCGTCCAGCGCACTGGAATGCAGGGCATGGGCGACGATCATCCCGCCTTCGAAATCCACCGACACCGTGCCCGGTGTCAGGGTGATCGACTGGGCGTAGATCACCCGGCCCAGATCGGTCGTCTGGCTGGTGGGCACCCGCTTCCAGGCGGGATCGATCGGGGCCAGGCCCCAGACCCGCTTGAAGACGTCGATGTTCGATTTGATGATCTCGACCGACAGCCAGAACCAGTAGGGGATTGCACGCGGCAGCATGCCGAGCGGCGCCCCTTCACGGTCCAGGATGCCGAGCCAGTGTGCGATCCACACCGAAAAGGCGCAGGACAGCACGCCGAAGCCGATGATCAGCGGCTTGTAAATGCCCGACATCAGCAGCCAGGTCGTGAGCAGTGCCAGAAACAGGCCGAAGGCTCGCGCCACCGCAGTCTCCCCTGAGTGGTTGGTCTCCTTTACGGCAAGGAGGCGCCGGCGCGCCACCGGCCGAAAGTTGTGTTCAGCCGGACGCGAAGCGGAGATGGCGCATGCAGAGCGCGTGTCCGTCCCGTCGAACAGCGTCCTCCCTGGCCCGCGTTTTTCCCAGGAAACCCGGGACGGGTCAAGGAAATCCGGACGAATTAAGTCCGATAAGTCCTTGGCATAGCATGAGACCGGCGGGGGGCGTGGTAAAGACGACGCCCGCTTGCGGCACATGGTCGCAAGCGGGCGTTTCAGGCTTGATCAGACGGATGACAGGCCCGGTCAGCGCCAGTCCTGGGCGTAGGCTTCGACCGGCTTCGGGCTGTCGATCAACCCCGCCTCGTGCATGAAGGCGGCGAAATTGCGCCAGCGGCCATGGTCGAGTGCGGCGGGGCTGTGGGCGAAGCGCGGCAGCGTCGCCTCCAGCGACTGCCGGTTGCCTTCGTCCGCAATCTCGGGCCGACCCTTGATGTACAGCTCCCAGGACTGATCGGGGTGGTTGATCAGGAATTGCACGCCCTTTTCCAGGGCGCGGTTGAAGGCGGCGAAGCGCGGATCGGCCGCCTTGTCGGCGCGGGCGGCCACGACCAGCTCGTCATAGGGCGGCACGCCGTGCTCTTCCACCAGGAAAGCGCGACCGGGGCGGCCTTCCAGTGCCATCTGCACCAGTTCGACATTGCGATAGGCACCGATCACCGCATCCACCTGCCCCGACATCACCGAGGGGGCGAGGGCGAAGTTGACGTTGATCAGGGTGACGTCGTCGATGGTAAGCCCGGCACTCGCCAGCATGCGGCCGAGCAGCGCGTCCTCGAAACCTGCGACCGAATAGCCGATCCTGCGGCCCTTGAGGTCGGCCAGCGTCTTCACCGGGCCGTCGGCCAGCGTGATGATGCTGTTGAGCGGGGTGGCGACCAGGGTGGAGACCCGCTTCAGCGGCAGGCCTTCATGCACCATGGCGATCAGCTGCGGCTGATAGGTGATGGCAAGATCGGCCCGGCCGGCGGCGACCAGCTTGGGCGGGTCCGACGGATCGGCCGGGGCGATCATCTCCACCTCCAGCCCTTCCTCGGCGAAATAGCCCTTTTCCTGGGCGACCAGCAGGGGGGCGTGGTCGGGGTTCACATACCAGTCGAGCAGCAGGGTCAGCTTTTCGGCCGCCTGGACGGCCGGGGCGGCCAGGGTGGTGGCGGCAACCAGGGTGGCGGCCAGCACACGGCGCATGCCGCGCCGCGTGGGAACACGCTGCGTCATGGGGCATCTCCTCCGGGAGTGATGATATGGATGCGGGGTGTCAGCTTCGCTGGCCGCCGTCGAGCGCATCCGCCTGCCAGGGCATGGCGGCGCGCAGCGCCCGGTCGACCACGAGATAAAGAACCAGGGTCAGGACGACCAGCACGGCGAGGGCCGCGAACATCTGGTCGGTCTTCATCCGGCCGTTGGCATGCAGCATCAGATAGCCGAGGCCGGCGGAAGAGCCGACCCATTCGCCGACCACGGCCCCGATCGGCGCCACCGCGGCCGCGACCCGGAGCCCCGAGGCGAGGGCCGGCAGCGCGGCGGGCAGGCGGATGAGCAGCAGGCTGCGCCGGCGCGATGCGCCCATCACCCGGGCCATGTCGAGCCAGCCGGGCTCGGTGCGCCTCAGCCCGTCCAGAAAGGCGACGGCGACGGGAAAGAAGATGATCAGCGCGGCCATCACGATCTTGGGCGCATAGCCATAGCCGAACCAGAGGGTCAGCAGCGGGGCAAGCGCGAAGACCGGCAGGGCCTGGGCACCCACCATCACCGGCATCATCCAGCGACCGAGCCGGGGGGCGCCGGCGATCGCCAGTGCCGAGGTGACGCCGATGGCGGTACCGGCCCCGAGCCCCAGCGCGATTTCCAGTGCGGTAACCGCGGCGTGATCGGCCAGCAGCGCCCGATTGGTCCAGATCGCCTGCGCCACCTGATCGGGAGCGGGCAGCAGGAAGGGCGGAAGGTCCGTGGCGAGCACCGCCGCCCACCAGATCGCGATCAGCCCCGCAACCGCCACCAGACCGCGCCACCAGGCGCCCGAAGCCTGTCCGGTCATGACCGCACCTCCAGCACCGCCATCAACCGGGCGAGCCGGTCGCCCAGATCGGGGGCATCCACCGGGCGCGGCACCGGTCCGGGCGGCGCCGTGACTGCCATCGGCCGGGCCGGGTTGCCGGTCAGCACCACGATCTCGTCGCCCATGCGCAGCGCTTCCAGCGGATCATGGGTGACCAGCAGCACGGTGCGGCCGCGCAGCATGCGGCAGGCCAGATCCTGAAGCCCGTGGCGGGTGACGGCATCGAGCGCGCCGAAGGGTTCGTCCATCAGCACCACCGGCCGGTCTTCCATCAGCGTGCGGGCCAGGGCCACCCGCTGGCGCATGCCGCCCGAAAGAGCTGCGGGGCGAAGAGCGGCGGTGCCGGCCAGGCCCAGCCGGTCGAGCAGGTCGAGCGCCCGGGCACGATCGGCTCTCCGGCCACGCAGCCGGTCGCCCAGCGTGACATTGTCGATGACCCGCGCCCAGGGCATCAGCAGATCCTGCTGGGCCATCCAGGCGATCCGGCCATCGAGAGGCCGGCCGTCGGAGGCCGTG contains:
- a CDS encoding cation:proton antiporter subunit C, translating into MFEHFNYWMAVFLMMAGFYTVIARTNMVKKLIGLSMFQTAVFLLYISMGKIRGATAPYLIDGVPFSENTYSNPLTSVLILTAIVVSIATTAVGLAIVVRIREAYGTVEEDKTIAMDMADERAEDAMPPTIREAKRRLGWLPRSATPRVTPPEPAKQAARPAAAPRPPAPKRGPMSRRKSAPRKGKGRP
- a CDS encoding monovalent cation/H+ antiporter complex subunit F, whose product is MFIAATAALVVALVLGLARAVLGPTLFDRVLAANAIGTKIVLLLSVIGFLTERPHFLDLALTYALINFIATVAILKLLRHRHLRSLTTEDVAADEMDAAAKRKGGRA
- the mnhG gene encoding monovalent cation/H(+) antiporter subunit G; translation: MTLVIDLISWALILGGALFVITGAVGLVRMPDFYTRLHPAGMIDTFGAWLMLAGMCVQAGFTLVTAKLIIIGLFLFFTSPTASHIVANAALVSGVKPSGRRLDTPEPSSAGAHRETRP
- a CDS encoding DUF4040 domain-containing protein — translated: MIVIGPWSILTADLLNMALLLMLGGIAIAIVRTRSLLTAVLLQSAYSLLIAALWMVLDAMDVAFTEAAVGAGISTVLFLAALVLTGREEDRGHKPVLPMIAVVATGAALLYATADMPAFGDPEAPVQTHTVPRYIEGSVTEHGIPNIVTNVLASYRGYDTMGETVVVFTAALAVTMILGGGAATLGRRRRHAERDDAEETDPSVQGQNEDARGGNRP
- a CDS encoding ABC transporter substrate-binding protein codes for the protein MTQRVPTRRGMRRVLAATLVAATTLAAPAVQAAEKLTLLLDWYVNPDHAPLLVAQEKGYFAEEGLEVEMIAPADPSDPPKLVAAGRADLAITYQPQLIAMVHEGLPLKRVSTLVATPLNSIITLADGPVKTLADLKGRRIGYSVAGFEDALLGRMLASAGLTIDDVTLINVNFALAPSVMSGQVDAVIGAYRNVELVQMALEGRPGRAFLVEEHGVPPYDELVVAARADKAADPRFAAFNRALEKGVQFLINHPDQSWELYIKGRPEIADEGNRQSLEATLPRFAHSPAALDHGRWRNFAAFMHEAGLIDSPKPVEAYAQDWR
- a CDS encoding Na(+)/H(+) antiporter subunit B, yielding MMRDHYLILRVVSKVLIPFIVMFGLYVQFHGEYGPGGGFQAGVIVAAGLILYALIFGLTDRQRIGMLSVCRILAPLGALFFVGTGFVTLFFGGNFLEYAAFAPNDPKLGLLIGIIVVELGVGLAVAASMILIFFTFSERRS
- a CDS encoding ABC transporter ATP-binding protein → MPDDIRPLIHPLTAEPAVRVQAPALHLADVTIRPGGRLVTNGLSLDITAGRITALLGASGSGKTTLLRLIAGLDVAGLERGRVTASDGRPLDGRIAWMAQQDLLMPWARVIDNVTLGDRLRGRRADRARALDLLDRLGLAGTAALRPAALSGGMRQRVALARTLMEDRPVVLMDEPFGALDAVTRHGLQDLACRMLRGRTVLLVTHDPLEALRMGDEIVVLTGNPARPMAVTAPPGPVPRPVDAPDLGDRLARLMAVLEVRS
- a CDS encoding ABC transporter permease yields the protein MTGQASGAWWRGLVAVAGLIAIWWAAVLATDLPPFLLPAPDQVAQAIWTNRALLADHAAVTALEIALGLGAGTAIGVTSALAIAGAPRLGRWMMPVMVGAQALPVFALAPLLTLWFGYGYAPKIVMAALIIFFPVAVAFLDGLRRTEPGWLDMARVMGASRRRSLLLIRLPAALPALASGLRVAAAVAPIGAVVGEWVGSSAGLGYLMLHANGRMKTDQMFAALAVLVVLTLVLYLVVDRALRAAMPWQADALDGGQRS
- a CDS encoding Na+/H+ antiporter subunit E, which encodes MARAFGLFLALLTTWLLMSGIYKPLIIGFGVLSCAFSVWIAHWLGILDREGAPLGMLPRAIPYWFWLSVEIIKSNIDVFKRVWGLAPIDPAWKRVPTSQTTDLGRVIYAQSITLTPGTVSVDFEGGMIVAHALHSSALDGMDEGEMDRRCTALEGRV